From a region of the Halanaerobium hydrogeniformans genome:
- a CDS encoding aldehyde dehydrogenase family protein — protein sequence MSTTIQAMVEKSKKAQKEFENNFGQEEVDQIIKDITKLVYDRAEEFAKMIHEETGMGVYEDKVKKHLGKSKIMWKGLKGRKSMGIIERDEEKGTVTFAKPVGVVASLSPVTNPVVTAMNNIVNAIKGKNSIIVSSHPASLNSVVYSIDLFNDILSSYNAPENLVQIIKEPSIEKTNELMAACDVVVATGGHAMVKAAYGSGRPSYGVGQGNVQCIVDRDADLNEAVKTIIKGRIFDNGIICSGEQTSILPAEMYNEAIEIFKENDVYYVEDDEEKAKLTELLFPEGHLNKKMVGQPAKDIAAEVGIDVPEDTVMLLIKGDKEDKEDLLRKEKIFPVNVAYSYDDLDEAIDIAQTNLAIEGIGHSVSVHSHNEENIEKIAAAVKVSRVIVNAACSLTVGGSFTNGLEPTTTLGCGTWGNNSISENFYFKHLLNTTKIAYLLEDVEVPTDEEFWA from the coding sequence ATGAGTACTACTATTCAAGCAATGGTAGAAAAATCTAAAAAAGCACAAAAGGAATTTGAAAATAACTTCGGGCAGGAAGAAGTAGATCAAATAATTAAAGATATCACAAAATTAGTATATGACAGAGCAGAAGAATTTGCGAAAATGATTCATGAAGAAACCGGTATGGGTGTTTATGAAGATAAAGTTAAAAAACATTTAGGAAAATCTAAAATCATGTGGAAAGGTCTTAAAGGAAGAAAATCGATGGGGATAATCGAAAGAGATGAAGAAAAGGGAACAGTTACTTTCGCCAAACCTGTTGGGGTTGTTGCCTCACTTAGTCCGGTAACTAATCCTGTTGTAACTGCGATGAACAATATCGTGAATGCAATTAAAGGCAAAAATTCCATTATTGTTTCTTCTCACCCTGCTTCTTTAAATTCCGTTGTTTATTCAATTGATCTTTTTAATGATATTTTAAGCAGCTATAATGCACCTGAAAATCTAGTGCAAATTATTAAAGAACCTTCTATAGAGAAAACCAATGAACTGATGGCAGCCTGTGATGTTGTTGTAGCAACTGGTGGTCATGCTATGGTTAAAGCTGCTTATGGTAGTGGTAGACCATCTTATGGTGTAGGCCAGGGTAATGTACAGTGTATTGTGGATAGAGATGCTGATCTTAATGAAGCTGTTAAAACTATTATAAAGGGAAGAATATTTGATAATGGGATCATCTGTTCTGGAGAACAGACTTCTATTCTCCCTGCCGAAATGTATAATGAAGCAATTGAAATATTTAAAGAAAATGATGTTTATTATGTAGAAGATGATGAAGAAAAAGCTAAATTAACTGAACTTTTATTCCCTGAAGGTCATCTTAATAAAAAAATGGTTGGTCAGCCTGCCAAAGATATAGCAGCAGAAGTAGGAATTGATGTTCCCGAAGATACTGTAATGCTCTTAATTAAGGGAGATAAAGAAGATAAAGAAGATCTATTAAGAAAAGAGAAAATTTTCCCTGTAAATGTTGCTTATAGCTATGATGATTTAGATGAAGCAATCGATATAGCCCAAACTAACCTTGCAATAGAAGGTATAGGGCACAGTGTATCTGTTCATTCACACAATGAGGAAAATATAGAAAAAATTGCAGCAGCAGTTAAAGTTTCAAGAGTAATTGTTAATGCAGCCTGTTCACTTACAGTTGGAGGTAGCTTTACAAACGGTTTAGAACCTACTACTACACTTGGTTGTGGAACCTGGGGTAATAACAGTATATCAGAGAACTTTTATTTCAAACATCTCTTAAATACAACTAAAATAGCTTATTTACTTGAAGATGTAGAAGTTCCAACAGATGAAGAGTTCTGGGCATAA
- the sucC gene encoding ADP-forming succinate--CoA ligase subunit beta codes for MKLLEYKSMELFYDYNIPSNKGVVIDSLADLDNTQQDDEPTRGSNVGAEIENYPVVVKAQVQTGGRGKAGGIKFADNAEEVKQISKDLLGSEIKGLEIKKLFVVDMIDVKKEWYLSITLDRKTKTPLLIFSTEGGVDIEETAHETPEKIAKIPINPMMGIKAYMLRYLINYFDVDPKYLKELTELVENLYKLFREYDCLLAEINPLVITENEELLALDGKIDIDDNSLFRHDDILKFRDELTEDAKVIEAREYDFLYIPIRDTGNIGVISNGSGMIMSSMDLISQRGMEVTCALDLGGGATAERVKEAIKIVLSNDDVEVLLINIFGGITRCDEIANGLKMAADAVGDKKVIIRVEGTNKEAGLDIIHGMKDTVVSADSILEGVEKLYEHFSG; via the coding sequence TTGAAACTATTAGAATATAAATCAATGGAATTGTTCTATGATTATAATATTCCTTCAAATAAGGGAGTTGTTATTGATTCCCTTGCAGATTTAGATAATACACAACAGGATGATGAACCTACTCGAGGTAGTAATGTTGGTGCAGAAATTGAAAATTATCCTGTAGTTGTAAAGGCCCAGGTGCAGACCGGTGGCCGAGGTAAAGCTGGAGGAATTAAATTTGCAGATAATGCTGAAGAGGTAAAACAAATCAGCAAAGATTTACTTGGTAGTGAAATTAAAGGCTTAGAAATTAAAAAACTTTTTGTTGTAGATATGATTGATGTAAAAAAAGAATGGTATTTAAGTATAACCCTTGACCGCAAAACAAAAACTCCTTTACTTATCTTTAGTACCGAAGGTGGAGTAGATATCGAGGAAACCGCTCACGAAACACCAGAAAAAATCGCAAAAATACCGATAAATCCAATGATGGGTATTAAAGCATATATGTTGAGATATCTGATCAATTATTTTGATGTTGATCCAAAATATTTAAAAGAGCTTACTGAGTTAGTAGAAAATCTCTATAAATTATTTAGAGAATATGATTGTCTGCTTGCAGAAATAAATCCACTTGTAATCACCGAAAATGAAGAACTTTTAGCACTAGACGGTAAAATTGATATTGATGATAATTCACTCTTCAGACATGATGATATTTTGAAGTTTAGAGATGAACTTACTGAAGATGCAAAAGTAATTGAAGCAAGAGAATATGATTTTCTCTATATACCGATCAGGGATACTGGAAACATAGGTGTTATAAGTAATGGTTCTGGTATGATAATGTCATCTATGGATTTAATTTCTCAAAGAGGTATGGAAGTAACCTGTGCACTCGACCTTGGTGGGGGAGCAACAGCAGAAAGAGTTAAAGAAGCGATTAAAATTGTGCTCTCAAATGATGATGTAGAAGTGCTGTTAATAAATATTTTTGGTGGAATTACCCGCTGTGATGAAATTGCTAATGGATTAAAGATGGCAGCTGATGCAGTAGGAGACAAAAAGGTAATTATTAGAGTTGAAGGAACTAACAAAGAAGCAGGACTAGATATAATTCATGGTATGAAGGATACTGTTGTTTCTGCTGACAGCATACTGGAAGGAGTGGAGAAATTATATGAGCATTTTAGTGGATGA
- the sucD gene encoding succinate--CoA ligase subunit alpha yields the protein MSILVDDNTRLIVQGITGREGKFHAEQMLEYGTNVVAGVTPGKGGQEVLGVPVYDTVAEAVEKHDANATVLFVPPRFTKEGAFEAMDAGLKLVITIAEGVPVHDMLEVYHHSKKYGATVIGPNSFGVISPGKSKAGFMAHRIFSPGKVAVLSRSATNCYETVFMMSNRGIGQSTAIGIGGDMIPGSPFVEMLPLLEEDPDTEVIVLIGEIGGSDEEIAAEYIKENVSKPVVALIAGKNAPKDTSMGHAGAIVAPDGTGSAENKEKVLKEAGAYIAESTEGIVDILEEIL from the coding sequence ATGAGCATTTTAGTGGATGATAATACGAGATTAATTGTTCAGGGAATTACAGGAAGAGAAGGGAAATTCCACGCCGAGCAGATGCTTGAATATGGGACCAATGTAGTAGCCGGGGTTACACCTGGTAAAGGTGGTCAGGAAGTCCTGGGAGTACCTGTTTATGATACAGTAGCAGAAGCAGTCGAAAAACATGATGCAAATGCAACAGTATTATTTGTACCACCCAGATTTACAAAAGAGGGTGCTTTTGAAGCAATGGATGCCGGACTTAAATTAGTGATTACAATTGCTGAAGGGGTACCTGTACATGATATGTTAGAAGTGTATCATCATTCTAAAAAGTATGGTGCTACAGTTATTGGACCAAACTCTTTTGGAGTTATTTCTCCCGGGAAATCAAAAGCTGGCTTTATGGCACACAGAATCTTTTCTCCAGGCAAAGTTGCAGTTTTATCTAGAAGTGCAACTAACTGTTATGAGACAGTATTTATGATGAGCAACCGAGGAATCGGTCAGTCTACCGCAATAGGTATTGGTGGAGATATGATACCTGGCTCACCTTTCGTTGAGATGCTGCCTCTGCTAGAAGAAGATCCTGACACAGAAGTTATAGTTCTGATCGGGGAAATTGGAGGTAGTGATGAAGAAATTGCTGCAGAATATATAAAAGAAAATGTCAGCAAACCTGTGGTTGCTTTAATTGCCGGTAAAAATGCTCCTAAAGATACAAGTATGGGTCATGCTGGAGCAATTGTAGCACCTGATGGTACAGGTAGTGCAGAAAATAAAGAGAAAGTACTCAAAGAAGCTGGAGCATATATAGCAGAAAGTACTGAGGGTATAGTTGATATATTAGAAGAAATTCTTTAA
- the lpdA gene encoding dihydrolipoyl dehydrogenase, translating to MEKYDIGILGGGPGGYVAAIRAAQLGLKTAVIEKDVVGGTCLNRGCIPTKAYLKHTELIHELKRMDEFGIMVDGYSLDWKKMRERKNKVVSKLTGGIRGLFKKNGVDLIKGMGEVINEHEIKITGEKDSKIWVENIIIATGSAPIMPGLKGIDLPDVISSKEALDLDELPERIVIIGGGVIGVEMASIYSSLEVDVTIVEILDDILINFDKEMVKILKKSLKKHGVKLMTSSKVTEIAEQDDELIVKIESEKADQIATDKVLAAVGRKPVFSGIENLNLERENGFIKVDAHMETSTAGIYAVGDVTGGMLLAHEASAEGIVAVKNIVGEQELRDNLIPNCVYSLPEIASVGMTEAEAKKEGYEIKVGRFPFMASGKAIAIGSEEGFVKIIADKKWDQILGAQIIGPHATDLIAEAAIAIKLESTAEILANTIHAHPTLSESVMEAAEDVNDLAVHF from the coding sequence ATGGAAAAATATGATATAGGAATATTAGGAGGTGGCCCTGGCGGATATGTTGCTGCAATAAGAGCCGCTCAGTTAGGGCTCAAAACTGCAGTCATCGAAAAAGATGTAGTCGGAGGTACCTGTTTAAATCGGGGTTGTATACCAACAAAAGCTTATCTAAAACATACAGAACTAATCCATGAGTTAAAAAGAATGGATGAGTTTGGAATAATGGTAGACGGATACAGCCTTGATTGGAAAAAGATGAGAGAACGCAAAAATAAAGTTGTTAGCAAATTAACCGGTGGTATCAGAGGCCTCTTCAAAAAAAATGGTGTAGATTTAATCAAAGGCATGGGAGAAGTAATAAATGAGCATGAAATCAAAATAACTGGTGAAAAGGATAGTAAAATTTGGGTTGAAAATATAATAATTGCTACAGGCTCAGCTCCCATTATGCCAGGATTAAAAGGTATAGATCTTCCTGATGTTATAAGTAGTAAAGAGGCTCTTGATTTAGATGAGCTTCCAGAAAGAATTGTAATCATCGGGGGAGGGGTTATTGGGGTTGAAATGGCTTCAATCTATTCCAGTCTGGAAGTAGATGTTACTATAGTTGAAATTTTGGATGATATATTGATTAATTTCGATAAAGAAATGGTTAAAATCCTTAAGAAAAGTCTAAAAAAACATGGAGTTAAATTAATGACCAGTTCTAAAGTAACTGAAATTGCTGAACAGGATGATGAGCTTATAGTAAAAATTGAGTCTGAAAAAGCAGATCAGATAGCTACTGACAAAGTACTGGCAGCTGTTGGACGCAAACCTGTATTTTCCGGTATAGAAAATTTGAACTTAGAAAGAGAAAATGGTTTTATCAAAGTTGATGCTCACATGGAAACAAGTACTGCTGGTATTTATGCGGTCGGAGATGTAACAGGTGGAATGCTTTTAGCTCATGAGGCCTCTGCTGAGGGTATTGTTGCTGTAAAAAATATAGTAGGTGAGCAGGAATTGAGAGATAATTTAATTCCAAACTGTGTTTACTCACTGCCAGAAATAGCGAGTGTTGGCATGACTGAAGCTGAAGCGAAAAAAGAGGGTTATGAAATAAAGGTTGGACGTTTTCCATTTATGGCCAGTGGAAAGGCAATTGCAATAGGTTCAGAAGAAGGTTTTGTAAAAATTATAGCAGATAAAAAATGGGATCAAATCCTGGGAGCACAGATAATTGGACCACATGCAACAGATTTAATTGCAGAAGCAGCAATTGCAATAAAACTGGAATCAACAGCAGAAATATTGGCCAATACAATCCATGCCCATCCCACACTTTCAGAATCAGTAATGGAAGCTGCTGAAGATGTAAATGATCTTGCAGTACATTTTTAA
- a CDS encoding NAD(P)-dependent malic enzyme: MNLKEEALKMHKDNQGKLMVQTKVAVNDEHDLSLAYSPGVAEPCLEIERNPNTIFDYTNKANFVAVVTDGSAVLGLGDIGAAASMPVMEGKAVLFKEFGGVDAFPICLDESDPDKLIEIVKKMESVWGGINLEDIKAPKCFYIEERLKEELDIPVFHDDQHGTAIITLAGLINSLKIVDKKIEDIKVVVNGAGAAGVSIIDLLIAEGVEDIIALDSKGAIYEGRDRLNDSKKELAKITNKNNKSGDLAEIMKGTDVFIGVSIANLVSKEMVRSMNTDPIIFAMANPVPEIMPEDAFEAGAKIVGTGRSDYPNQVNNVLAFPGIFRGALDVRAREINRKMKQAAAYALADLIAEDELEADYVIPKPFDPRVGPYVAAAVAQAAIDTNAARIKLSYEEELEKAKKIMKKK, from the coding sequence ATGAACTTAAAAGAAGAAGCCCTAAAAATGCATAAAGATAATCAAGGTAAATTAATGGTTCAAACAAAGGTTGCAGTTAATGATGAGCATGACCTTTCTTTAGCTTATTCTCCGGGAGTTGCCGAACCCTGTTTAGAAATAGAAAGAAATCCAAATACTATTTTTGATTATACAAATAAAGCAAATTTTGTTGCTGTAGTCACCGATGGTAGTGCAGTTTTGGGATTAGGAGATATTGGAGCTGCAGCATCAATGCCTGTCATGGAAGGTAAGGCAGTATTGTTTAAAGAATTCGGTGGAGTAGATGCCTTCCCGATCTGTCTTGATGAATCTGATCCAGATAAACTGATAGAGATAGTTAAAAAGATGGAATCTGTCTGGGGTGGAATCAACTTAGAAGATATAAAAGCACCAAAGTGTTTCTATATTGAAGAAAGGTTAAAAGAAGAACTTGATATTCCCGTATTTCATGATGACCAGCACGGTACAGCAATTATTACACTGGCCGGGCTTATCAATTCATTGAAGATAGTTGATAAGAAAATTGAGGATATCAAGGTAGTAGTTAATGGAGCTGGAGCTGCAGGAGTAAGTATTATTGATCTTCTTATTGCTGAAGGGGTAGAAGATATTATAGCACTTGATAGTAAAGGTGCGATTTATGAAGGCAGAGATAGATTAAATGACAGCAAAAAAGAGCTGGCTAAAATAACCAATAAAAACAATAAATCAGGGGACCTTGCAGAGATAATGAAAGGGACAGATGTCTTTATTGGAGTTTCAATAGCGAACCTTGTTTCAAAAGAGATGGTAAGATCAATGAATACAGATCCGATAATTTTTGCAATGGCAAATCCAGTTCCAGAAATAATGCCGGAAGATGCATTTGAAGCCGGAGCAAAGATAGTAGGTACAGGAAGATCAGATTATCCCAATCAGGTAAACAATGTATTGGCATTTCCGGGTATTTTTAGGGGAGCACTGGATGTAAGGGCTAGAGAAATTAATAGAAAGATGAAGCAGGCGGCTGCTTATGCATTAGCAGACTTAATTGCTGAAGATGAGTTAGAAGCAGATTATGTAATACCAAAACCATTTGATCCGAGAGTTGGACCATATGTGGCAGCAGCAGTAGCCCAGGCAGCAATAGATACAAATGCTGCAAGAATAAAGTTGAGTTATGAAGAGGAATTAGAAAAAGCCAAAAAGATAATGAAGAAAAAATAA
- a CDS encoding NAD(P)-dependent malic enzyme — MNLKEEALKLHKDNLGKLMIKSKVEVKDEHDLSLAYSPGVAEPCLEIEKDQNKIYEYTNKSNFVAVVTDGSAVLGLGNIGAPASLPVMEGKAVLFKEFAGVDAFPICFNESDPDKLISYVKKIAPVFGGVNLEDIKSPECFYIEDRLKEELDIPVFHDDQHGTAIITLAALINSLILLKKNIEDIKVIVNGAGAAGASIIKLLHSEGVEEIIALDIKGAIYEGRDSLDESTKEIAKITNKDNKKGDLAEMIKGADVFIGVSAANLLYKEMVRTMADDPIIFAMANPEPEIWPEDALKAGAKIVGTGRSDYPNQVNNVLAFPGLFRGALDVRAKEINEEMKKAAAYALANLIDENELAPDYVIPKPFDPRVGPHVAAAVAQAAVKTGVARIEIDYEAELEKAKNIMKKINK; from the coding sequence ATGAATTTAAAAGAAGAAGCATTAAAACTGCATAAAGACAATCTGGGGAAATTGATGATTAAATCAAAGGTAGAAGTAAAAGATGAACATGATCTTTCTCTGGCCTATTCTCCGGGAGTAGCTGAACCCTGTTTAGAAATAGAAAAAGATCAAAATAAAATATACGAATACACAAACAAATCTAATTTTGTCGCTGTTGTTACTGATGGCAGTGCAGTTTTGGGATTAGGCAATATTGGAGCACCAGCTTCTTTACCGGTAATGGAAGGTAAAGCAGTATTATTTAAAGAATTTGCAGGTGTTGATGCTTTCCCAATCTGTTTTAATGAATCAGATCCCGATAAACTGATCTCATATGTTAAAAAAATAGCTCCTGTTTTTGGTGGTGTAAATTTAGAAGATATTAAATCACCTGAATGTTTTTATATTGAAGACAGGTTAAAAGAAGAACTTGATATTCCTGTATTTCACGATGACCAGCATGGAACAGCCATAATTACACTTGCAGCTTTAATTAATTCTTTAATACTATTAAAGAAAAATATTGAGGATATTAAGGTAATAGTAAATGGGGCTGGTGCTGCTGGAGCAAGTATTATTAAACTGCTGCACTCCGAAGGGGTCGAAGAAATTATTGCCCTTGATATTAAGGGAGCGATATATGAAGGAAGAGATAGCCTTGATGAAAGCACAAAAGAAATTGCAAAAATAACAAATAAAGACAACAAAAAAGGCGATCTGGCGGAAATGATAAAAGGAGCTGATGTATTTATTGGAGTATCAGCTGCCAATCTACTTTATAAAGAAATGGTCAGAACCATGGCAGATGATCCGATAATTTTTGCAATGGCAAACCCCGAACCTGAGATATGGCCTGAAGATGCTTTAAAAGCTGGAGCAAAAATTGTTGGAACTGGAAGATCAGATTATCCTAATCAGGTTAATAATGTACTTGCTTTTCCAGGCTTATTCAGAGGAGCACTTGATGTGAGGGCAAAAGAAATCAATGAAGAAATGAAAAAAGCAGCAGCATATGCCCTGGCCAACTTGATCGATGAAAATGAATTAGCTCCTGATTATGTTATTCCAAAGCCATTTGATCCCCGAGTTGGACCACATGTAGCTGCAGCTGTAGCTCAGGCAGCAGTTAAAACCGGAGTAGCTAGAATTGAAATAGATTATGAGGCTGAGTTAGAAAAAGCAAAAAATATAATGAAAAAGATTAATAAATAA
- a CDS encoding PH domain-containing protein, which translates to MKTLEEKIKEITEADFDVHHIFKKIVNKQTGFTENEEIVNLVFVKRKHLDDRDKSSSIISPAKLIVATTQGIIFVEEGFEEISENYLGYKIKHIYYDKISSFELDICLLEAKFMVVANSAKDPEIYINFNTALYYKKFEKFVDVARQCRIKCSD; encoded by the coding sequence ATGAAAACTTTAGAAGAAAAAATTAAAGAGATTACCGAGGCTGATTTTGATGTTCATCATATTTTTAAAAAGATTGTTAACAAACAAACTGGGTTTACTGAAAATGAAGAGATCGTAAATCTTGTTTTTGTTAAAAGAAAACATTTAGATGATAGAGATAAATCTTCATCTATAATATCACCGGCTAAACTTATTGTAGCAACAACACAGGGTATAATATTTGTCGAAGAGGGTTTTGAAGAAATAAGCGAAAATTACTTAGGTTACAAAATAAAGCATATTTATTATGATAAGATTAGCAGTTTTGAATTGGATATTTGTTTGCTTGAAGCTAAATTTATGGTAGTAGCAAATTCTGCAAAAGATCCAGAAATATATATTAATTTTAATACAGCTCTTTATTACAAAAAATTCGAGAAATTTGTAGATGTTGCCAGACAATGTAGAATTAAATGTAGTGACTAA
- the larA gene encoding nickel-dependent lactate racemase: MLLKYGRKKLSLDLPKENLLKVLKAAEKKGLKDPLKEVEHSLANPIASKPLLELLKAKKIEDLVIVVNDVSRYTPYEYMLPPILDTIKKAGLKKEQITFIVATGVHAAHSEAQNREIFGDEIHENYSFHHHDCDGELVELGTLSTGNKVKINKKAVEADFVITTGVILPHYMAGFSGGRKSILPGIAGRETIEKNHSHMVHVMAENPPLAENPINQELFAGAELLGVDFIVNVVTNSNREIVKVVSGDLREAWSAGIESSAEMYEVEIAEKADVAVVSSGGFPRDINVYQAQKALDHADHAVKKGGTIIWVAECTEGLGEERFERWMDEAEKPEDNIERIKEKFLIGGHKAFAISKVVKDKEVILISDLSKAQSENMFLKKMRSLAEATNYLENKYEGNYKAYVMPQGSLTVPIVKK; this comes from the coding sequence ATGTTATTAAAATATGGTAGAAAAAAGTTATCACTTGATTTACCCAAAGAAAATTTACTGAAAGTTTTAAAAGCAGCTGAAAAAAAAGGACTCAAAGACCCTTTAAAAGAGGTTGAGCATTCACTTGCAAACCCCATTGCTTCTAAACCACTTTTGGAGTTGTTAAAGGCAAAAAAGATAGAAGATCTGGTTATAGTTGTTAATGATGTAAGCAGATATACTCCCTATGAATATATGCTGCCCCCCATTTTAGATACCATAAAAAAGGCAGGATTAAAAAAAGAACAGATTACTTTTATTGTTGCAACAGGAGTCCATGCTGCTCATTCTGAGGCCCAGAACAGGGAGATTTTCGGTGATGAAATTCATGAGAACTATTCTTTTCATCATCATGACTGTGATGGAGAGCTTGTAGAATTGGGAACTTTAAGTACCGGCAATAAAGTGAAAATAAATAAAAAAGCAGTAGAAGCTGATTTTGTGATCACAACAGGAGTAATATTACCCCATTATATGGCAGGTTTTTCAGGTGGTAGAAAATCAATCCTGCCTGGTATAGCAGGTAGAGAAACGATAGAAAAAAACCATTCTCATATGGTTCATGTGATGGCAGAAAACCCTCCTTTAGCCGAAAATCCGATCAACCAGGAGTTATTTGCTGGAGCAGAACTTTTGGGTGTTGATTTTATAGTCAATGTTGTCACTAACAGTAATCGCGAGATAGTAAAGGTTGTTTCAGGTGATCTACGGGAAGCCTGGTCAGCAGGAATAGAGAGTTCAGCTGAGATGTATGAGGTAGAGATTGCAGAAAAAGCAGATGTGGCAGTAGTTAGTTCAGGTGGATTTCCTAGAGATATAAATGTTTATCAGGCCCAAAAGGCCCTTGACCATGCAGACCATGCGGTAAAAAAAGGTGGAACGATAATCTGGGTTGCAGAATGTACAGAGGGTTTAGGAGAAGAACGTTTTGAACGCTGGATGGATGAAGCCGAAAAACCAGAAGATAATATAGAGAGAATAAAAGAGAAATTTTTAATCGGTGGTCATAAGGCATTTGCTATCTCTAAGGTGGTAAAGGACAAAGAGGTTATTCTGATATCTGATTTATCTAAGGCTCAAAGTGAGAATATGTTTCTTAAAAAGATGAGAAGTTTAGCAGAAGCTACAAATTATCTTGAAAATAAATATGAGGGCAATTATAAGGCATATGTTATGCCACAGGGCAGTTTAACAGTTCCAATTGTGAAAAAGTAA